CAGCGTACCCACCTTTCTGGTGGCCTTCATGCGCGAGGGGGGCAACTACCCGATTCAGGGCACCTTGCTCGTACAGGGCGCGACGCTCGACGCCGCCAACGCGGCTGCCACGGCGTATCTGAACGACGAACTCGCGACGGACGTGGCGGAGGGCAGGGAGCTGCCCGACGCGATGGTAATGCTGCTCAACGCGTCGGAAGTGCCGACGGCGGCGGCCGATGTCGCCGTGGTCGCGTCGGTCAGTTGGTAGCGGTTCGTCCCAGTTTTCTTCTGCCAGCCGACGGAGTGGCGGAACAAAGGGTGTGATCTGCGTTACAAGGCGAGGCAACCCAGTCCAGTCGACTCCCGCCTTTTATTGCCAGACCAATGCCTCTCGCTCCGCGTACGCGTGTCCGTTCGCTATGGTTGTTGTCGCTGCAATGTGTCTCTGCGCTGTTTCTCCTCGTGGCTGTTCCCGCCACGCTGTGGGCCCAGCAAACGGCCGATGTCATTCGTGGTCGGGTCAGCGGCCCTGACAGTTTGCCCATCGTGGGTGCGCAAATCACGGCGGTGTCGTACTTCGGGGGCATCACCAAGACCGCCCGCACCGACAAGAACGGTCGATACTCCATCACCTATCCGAACGGCGAAGGCGACTACTGGCTGTCGTTCGCCGCGATCGGCTTCCAACCTCGCCGCTTCGAGATCAAGCGCGTGGCGGATGAAGAGGTGCTGTTGGCCGACATTCGCCTCTCGAACACCCAAACGCTGGCCACCGTCCGCGTCGCCGCCTCTGGACCAGCGCAACCCCCTGGCCGATCCGACGCGGCCAACCAGTCCGACGTTTCCGGCGCCGACCGATTCATGGGGAGTGGACTGTTGTCCCCCGAACAGGCCGGCAATCTCGCCGCGATGGCCGCCACGTCGCCGGGGATCCAGCTCATTCCGGGCATCGACGGCAATCCCGATCGCTTCTCGATCTTCGGCCTCGACGGCGCGCAAAATAATTCGGCGCTGAACGGGCAGCAGAACGGCATCAGCAACATTCCGCGCGATGCGGCCGTGTCGACGCAGATGCGCGCCGGCTACGATGTCGCGAACGGGGGATTCAGCGGCGCGCAGGTGAACGTCAGCACGCAGTCGGGCACCAACTATTTCGCCCGCTCCCTCAGCGGTCTGTTCAATGCCCCGCAGGCCCAGTGGAATGATCGCGTCGGACAGGCCTCGCAGTATTCCAACGTGTCGGTGGGCGGACGCTTCTCCGGTCCGATCGCCATGGACCGCAACTTCTACAATCTTTCGTTTCAGTTTGACCGACGGGCGCAGGAGCTTCCCACGCTGCTGTCGTCCACGCCGGTGGTCTTTCAAAGTGCGGGCATCGCCAGCGACTCGGCGGCACGGCTCACCGGCATTCTGTCGCGTCTCGGGGTGCCGCTCAGCGCCAGTGGACTCGGCCGCTCTTCGCCTCGCACCACGGCCTCGGTGCTGGGCAGTCTGGATTGGGCGTCGAAAGCGCCAACGAGTGGCAACGCCTTCAATCTCGCGTACAACCTGACGTACAACTCCGGCGGACCGCAGGGCACCGCACTCGCCTCGCAGACGCCGGCATCGCTGGCCTCGAGCACCACGGCCAGCGGCGGACTGCAGTTGCGGCATACCAATTACTTCGGCTCGGGCGTGCTCACCGAATCGATGTTCAGTGCCACGGCATCGCAGCTCACCAGCGACCCGTATCTCGCACTGCCGGGCGGCACTGTTCTGGTCACGTCGACGCTCAATGACGGTACCGCGACCGCGCGCTCGCTTTCGTTCGGCGGAGGCGCGAACGCCACCAGCAATCGGTCAGCGTCGGTCTCCGCACGTAACATGCTGTCGTGGTTCAGCGACAACAGTAAGCATCGCATCAAGCTGATCACCGAATTGCGACTGGATCAGAACAACACCGAGCAGGCCTTCAACCTGCTGGGACGTTATAGCTACCAGTCACTGGCTGATCTTGATGCGCAGCTCCCCTCGTCGTTCAGTCGCTCGCTCAATCCCGTACGGCGTAACGGTTCGGCGCTCGTCGGCGCGATCGCCGTGGGCGATGCCTGGCGGCCGAATCAGGATCTGCAGGTGCAGTATGGCGTGCGCATCGATGGCAACCGATTCCTCACCACGCCGAACGACAATCTGCTCGTACTCGACGCCTTCGATGTGTCGAACGCGCGCGTGCCGAACGGCGTCTATGTCAGTCCGCGGCTCGGCTTCTCCTGGTTGTACGGCAAGGCGCCGCAGATCGCCTACTCTGGCGGCTTCTTTCCTGGTCCCCGCGCCACGATTCGCGGAGGCATTGGTGTCTTCCAGAACATGCGCGGCCCCGACCTGGTGAGTGGTGCCATCGCCAACACTGGGCTCGCGGGGTCGGCGCAGCAGCTCAGTTGCACCGGCAGTGCCACTCCATTCGTACCCTGGGATGCGCTCCAGTCAAACCCGGGAGCCATTCCCACCGCTTGTGCCGATGGCACGTCCGGCACGGTGTTCTCCAACGCCCTGCCCAGCGTCACGTTGTTCGGGCGCAACTACGCGCAGGAGCAGAGCGTGCGCTCTAATCTCAGCTGGTCCGGAGCGGTGCTGGACAATCGCTTTTTTCTCACGGCGAACGGGACGTACTCGTTCAATCGTCATCAGGCCGACAACGTCGACCTGAACCTGCGGACGACGCCGCAGTTTACGCTCGTCAGCGAAGGGGGGCGGCCGGTGTTCGTCGCGCCCAGCAGCATCGATCCACGATCCGGCCTGCTGGCGGTGCGCGATGCCCGTGTCTCCTCGGCGTTCAATGCAGTCACGCAGCAGCGCTCTGATTTGCATTCGCACAGCCAACAGCTGTCGGTCAACTTCTCGCCGTACTATACCACGCCTCGCACGTTTCGCTGGTCGTTCGGCTACGCCTTCCTGCGGCTCAACGAGCAGTATCGCGGGTTCTCCAGCGCCATCGGGGATCCGCGGTCGATCTACGCCGGCCTTGGTGCGGCGCCGCAGCACGACATCTCGTACTCGTTGGTCTACACGCTCGCGAACTCGGTCACGTTCACGTGGGGAGGACGCGTCACCTCGGGGCAACAGTTTACGCCCGTCGTCGCGGGAGACGTGAACGGCGACGGCCGCAGCAATGATCGCGCGTTCGTGTTCGACCCGGCTACGGTCGGCGATCCCGTGCTCGCGTCGTCCATGCAGTCGTTGCTGAGTGGCGGATCGAGCGCAGCGCGCGAGTGCCTGTCGCGCCAGATTGGGCGCTTCGCGGGTCGCAACAGCTGCAGTGGCCCGTGGACCACTGGCAACACCACGCTGCGCATCGCGTTCAACCCGGCACGGATTCGATTGCCACAGCGCACCACGCTTTCGTTCACCGTGTCCAACCCCATCGGCGCGGCCGACTTGATGCTGCACGGCGATCGCAAGTTGCGCGGGTGGGGGCAAGCGCCGTTCATCGACCAGTCGTTGCTCTTCGTGCGCGGGTTCGACCCTGGCACGCAGCGCTTCAAGTATGAAGTCAATCAGCGCTTCGGCTCCACCCGTGCCGCCCAGACTACTTCGCGAACGCCGGTGGTGCTGACGATGCAGATGGCCATCGATCTCGCCCCGTCGCGCGATTGGCAGAATCTTCGCCAGCAACTCGATCGCGGCCGCAATCGCGGGGGCGTGAAGATGTCGGAGGCCCAGGTGCGACAGATCTCGGGCAACTTCTTCCCCAACGCGATGTCGATGCTGCTGCAGAACATGGAAGAGCTGCATCTCGACCGGCGTCAGGCGGACAGTCTCGCCACGATGAGTCGTCGCTTCACCAAGCTGGTGGATTCGGTGTGGACGCCAGCCGCGAAGTACATGGCGGCGCTGCCCAAGGACTACGATCACACCGAGGCCCGCCGGCGGCTGATCAATGCGCGTGAAATCGCCGTGGGCTACCTGCTCGAGGCCGCTCCCAACGCCAAGAAGATGCTCACCAAGGGACAGTTGCGCATGCTGCCGCCGTACATCGCCAACATCATCGAACCGCGCTATCTCGAGCTGCTCAAGTCTGGGCAGGCCGGCAGCGAATTCGCCTTCTTCTTCTAACCGGAGTACTCCCATGACGCCTGCTTTCTCGCGCGCGCTCGTCGGCGTGCTCCTCTCCACGACGTGTGCCACGCTGCTTGG
This region of Gemmatimonas groenlandica genomic DNA includes:
- a CDS encoding TonB-dependent receptor, translated to MAVPATLWAQQTADVIRGRVSGPDSLPIVGAQITAVSYFGGITKTARTDKNGRYSITYPNGEGDYWLSFAAIGFQPRRFEIKRVADEEVLLADIRLSNTQTLATVRVAASGPAQPPGRSDAANQSDVSGADRFMGSGLLSPEQAGNLAAMAATSPGIQLIPGIDGNPDRFSIFGLDGAQNNSALNGQQNGISNIPRDAAVSTQMRAGYDVANGGFSGAQVNVSTQSGTNYFARSLSGLFNAPQAQWNDRVGQASQYSNVSVGGRFSGPIAMDRNFYNLSFQFDRRAQELPTLLSSTPVVFQSAGIASDSAARLTGILSRLGVPLSASGLGRSSPRTTASVLGSLDWASKAPTSGNAFNLAYNLTYNSGGPQGTALASQTPASLASSTTASGGLQLRHTNYFGSGVLTESMFSATASQLTSDPYLALPGGTVLVTSTLNDGTATARSLSFGGGANATSNRSASVSARNMLSWFSDNSKHRIKLITELRLDQNNTEQAFNLLGRYSYQSLADLDAQLPSSFSRSLNPVRRNGSALVGAIAVGDAWRPNQDLQVQYGVRIDGNRFLTTPNDNLLVLDAFDVSNARVPNGVYVSPRLGFSWLYGKAPQIAYSGGFFPGPRATIRGGIGVFQNMRGPDLVSGAIANTGLAGSAQQLSCTGSATPFVPWDALQSNPGAIPTACADGTSGTVFSNALPSVTLFGRNYAQEQSVRSNLSWSGAVLDNRFFLTANGTYSFNRHQADNVDLNLRTTPQFTLVSEGGRPVFVAPSSIDPRSGLLAVRDARVSSAFNAVTQQRSDLHSHSQQLSVNFSPYYTTPRTFRWSFGYAFLRLNEQYRGFSSAIGDPRSIYAGLGAAPQHDISYSLVYTLANSVTFTWGGRVTSGQQFTPVVAGDVNGDGRSNDRAFVFDPATVGDPVLASSMQSLLSGGSSAARECLSRQIGRFAGRNSCSGPWTTGNTTLRIAFNPARIRLPQRTTLSFTVSNPIGAADLMLHGDRKLRGWGQAPFIDQSLLFVRGFDPGTQRFKYEVNQRFGSTRAAQTTSRTPVVLTMQMAIDLAPSRDWQNLRQQLDRGRNRGGVKMSEAQVRQISGNFFPNAMSMLLQNMEELHLDRRQADSLATMSRRFTKLVDSVWTPAAKYMAALPKDYDHTEARRRLINAREIAVGYLLEAAPNAKKMLTKGQLRMLPPYIANIIEPRYLELLKSGQAGSEFAFFF